In Saccharothrix syringae, the following are encoded in one genomic region:
- a CDS encoding PadR family transcriptional regulator: MVARKVSNPLGLAVLGLLMESPAHPHALAATLRERGMDRAFKVTTGSLYDVVRALERAGWIEARETVRVGSRPERTVYRHTDVGRAEFVRWVEELVRVPGAEYPKFLSAVGYLGALGPEGAVSALRERAARLREQLAGARAEHRRVLDGGLPRLFLVEGEYAVRMGEAELAWVEEIADEVESGALAWPDQGDEPGWARGEDR; encoded by the coding sequence TTGGTCGCGAGGAAGGTGTCCAACCCGCTGGGGCTGGCGGTGCTCGGCCTGCTGATGGAGTCGCCCGCCCATCCCCACGCCCTGGCGGCCACCCTGCGCGAACGCGGGATGGACCGGGCGTTCAAGGTGACCACCGGCTCGCTGTACGACGTGGTCCGGGCGCTGGAGCGGGCCGGGTGGATCGAGGCGCGGGAGACCGTCCGGGTCGGGTCGCGCCCCGAGCGGACCGTTTATCGGCACACGGACGTGGGACGCGCGGAGTTCGTGCGGTGGGTGGAGGAGCTGGTGCGCGTGCCGGGGGCCGAGTACCCGAAGTTCCTCTCGGCGGTCGGCTACCTCGGTGCGCTGGGGCCCGAGGGCGCGGTGTCGGCGTTGCGGGAGCGGGCCGCCCGCCTGCGCGAGCAGCTGGCCGGGGCGCGGGCGGAGCACCGCCGCGTGCTCGACGGCGGCCTGCCGCGGCTGTTCCTGGTGGAGGGCGAGTACGCGGTGCGGATGGGCGAGGCCGAGCTGGCGTGGGTGGAGGAGATCGCCGACGAGGTCGAGTCCGGGGCCCTGGCCTGGCCCGACCAGGGGGACGAGCCCGGCTGGGCGCGGGGGGAGGACCGGTGA
- the cobA gene encoding uroporphyrinogen-III C-methyltransferase: MHGEQHYLVGLDLSGRRVVVVGGGTVAQRRLPRLVAAGALVEVVSPGVTPAVQGMVDAGEVTWHAREYADGDLDGAWYVLACTSDPGVNARVTADAEARRVFCVRADVAVKGTAVTPAVGEHDGLLLGVLAGGHHRRSAGVRDGVLAALRDGSIADHHDRPAGVALVGGGPGDPDLITVRGRRLLARADVVVADRLAPRELLDELPPHVEVVDAAKIPYGRAATQEFINTTLVDNAKAGKFVVRLKGGDPYVFGRGFEELVACAEAGVPVTVVPGVTSAFGVPALADVPVTHRGVAHEVVVVSGHVAPDDPRSLVDWDALARLKGTVVILMGVERAGAFAAALRAGRPGDTPVSVIQEGSTRAQRVVPSTLDTLAADVAAHGVRPPAIIVVGPVAGLAKELPLRA, encoded by the coding sequence ATGCACGGTGAACAGCACTACCTCGTGGGCCTGGACCTGTCCGGACGCCGGGTCGTCGTCGTGGGCGGCGGCACGGTCGCCCAGCGCCGCCTGCCCAGGCTGGTCGCGGCGGGCGCCCTGGTCGAGGTCGTCTCGCCCGGGGTCACCCCGGCGGTCCAGGGCATGGTGGACGCCGGCGAGGTGACCTGGCACGCCCGCGAGTACGCCGACGGCGACCTGGACGGCGCCTGGTACGTGCTGGCCTGCACCTCCGACCCCGGGGTCAACGCCCGCGTCACCGCCGACGCCGAGGCGCGGCGGGTGTTCTGCGTGCGCGCGGACGTGGCGGTCAAGGGCACCGCGGTGACGCCGGCGGTCGGCGAGCACGACGGGCTGCTGCTGGGCGTGCTGGCGGGCGGCCACCACCGCCGGTCGGCGGGCGTGCGGGACGGCGTGCTGGCCGCGCTGCGCGACGGGTCGATCGCCGACCACCACGACCGGCCGGCGGGCGTGGCCCTGGTCGGCGGCGGGCCGGGCGACCCGGACCTGATCACCGTGCGCGGCCGGCGGCTGCTGGCGCGCGCGGACGTGGTGGTGGCCGACCGGTTGGCGCCCCGGGAGCTGCTGGACGAGCTGCCGCCGCACGTCGAGGTGGTGGACGCGGCCAAGATCCCCTACGGCCGGGCCGCGACGCAGGAGTTCATCAACACCACCCTGGTGGACAACGCCAAGGCCGGGAAGTTCGTGGTGCGCCTCAAGGGCGGCGACCCGTACGTGTTCGGGCGCGGGTTCGAGGAGCTGGTCGCGTGCGCCGAGGCGGGCGTGCCGGTCACCGTCGTACCGGGCGTGACCAGCGCGTTCGGCGTGCCCGCGCTGGCCGACGTGCCGGTCACGCACCGCGGGGTGGCGCACGAGGTGGTGGTGGTGTCCGGCCACGTGGCCCCGGACGACCCGAGGTCGCTGGTCGACTGGGACGCGCTGGCCCGGCTCAAGGGCACCGTGGTGATCTTGATGGGCGTGGAGCGCGCGGGCGCCTTCGCCGCGGCGCTGCGGGCGGGCCGGCCGGGGGACACCCCGGTGTCGGTGATCCAGGAGGGCAGCACCCGCGCGCAGCGGGTGGTGCCGTCCACCCTGGACACCCTGGCGGCCGACGTGGCGGCGCACGGCGTCCGCCCGCCCGCGATCATCGTCGTCGGCCCGGTCGCGGGGCTGGCGAAGGAGCTGCCGCTCCGGGCCTGA
- a CDS encoding S1 family peptidase codes for MAKTLRRLITSLAAAVAAVGLMTTAPASASTADDVSPFVVGGSRVSTSTYPWVVYLATSSGGQFCGGTLVGATKVVTAAHCVSGRSASSTRVVHRRDDKQSTAGTVATVSRIWVHPSYRTASSGYDVAVLTLGTSLPSPYLPLATPSDTALYAAGTNATILGWGTTSSGGSASRYLLGATVPVTSDATCRTAYSNYSATAMVCAGYPQGGVDTCQGDSGGPLVAGGKLIGATSFGRGCAQAGYPGVYSRIATYYSEITAQL; via the coding sequence ATGGCGAAAACCCTGCGTCGCCTGATCACCTCGTTGGCCGCGGCGGTGGCCGCGGTGGGCCTGATGACCACCGCGCCCGCCTCGGCGTCCACCGCCGACGACGTGTCACCGTTCGTCGTCGGCGGCTCCCGGGTGTCCACCAGCACCTACCCGTGGGTGGTCTACCTGGCCACCAGCTCGGGCGGCCAGTTCTGCGGCGGCACCCTCGTCGGCGCCACCAAGGTGGTCACCGCCGCGCACTGCGTGAGCGGCCGCTCGGCGTCCAGCACCCGCGTGGTGCACCGCCGGGACGACAAGCAGAGCACGGCGGGCACCGTGGCCACGGTGTCGCGGATCTGGGTGCACCCCAGCTACCGCACCGCCAGCTCCGGCTACGACGTGGCCGTGCTGACGCTGGGCACCAGCCTGCCCTCGCCGTACCTGCCGCTGGCCACCCCGTCCGACACCGCGCTGTACGCGGCGGGCACGAACGCGACCATCCTCGGCTGGGGCACCACGTCCTCGGGCGGCTCGGCCTCGCGCTACCTGCTCGGCGCGACCGTGCCGGTGACCTCCGACGCCACCTGCCGCACCGCGTACTCCAACTACAGCGCCACCGCCATGGTGTGCGCGGGCTACCCGCAGGGCGGCGTGGACACCTGCCAGGGTGACTCGGGCGGCCCGCTGGTGGCGGGCGGCAAGCTGATCGGCGCCACCTCGTTCGGCCGCGGCTGCGCGCAGGCCGGCTACCCGGGCGTGTACTCGCGGATCGCCACGTACTACTCGGAGATCACCGCCCAGCTGTGA
- a CDS encoding cobalamin biosynthesis protein, with translation MIGVFAAGERGRRAAAELAGFLGPDAVVPDGPVGPALRRLWPRLGSAVFFLGTGAAVRLVAPLARDERSDPGVVCVDGGFAVALLGDAGALAERVADVLGLQPVVTSAAADSPLDELVELLDAAVEGDVAGCGEAIRLGEPVRLANPLGFPLPAMPHNVQDRAEDHAGWIVLVDDRVPKGPARDRVVRVVPRTLVVGVGSSTGVSASAVSAALAELEEKGRLDLRAIRAFATLDRKVAEQGIADALEDWGFWHDSTTAPLLSYPGEELAVIPVPNPAELAIGIPSVAEAAALRGAMELSGGGRVEIAAEKAKGAGVTVAAARVLPRGRLALVGLGPGGADERTPRAEAELRRASVVVGSEECVAQVRHLLRPGTRVRSEGAVRLAEAGAAVAFVDVGAGPVVAGPVRADVVRVTGVTGQL, from the coding sequence TTGATCGGGGTTTTCGCCGCGGGTGAGCGCGGCAGGCGCGCGGCCGCCGAGCTGGCCGGGTTCCTCGGCCCCGACGCGGTCGTCCCGGACGGCCCGGTCGGCCCCGCGCTGCGCCGCCTGTGGCCCCGCCTGGGCTCGGCGGTGTTCTTCCTCGGCACGGGCGCCGCCGTGCGGCTGGTCGCACCGCTGGCCCGCGACGAGCGCTCCGACCCGGGCGTGGTCTGCGTGGACGGCGGCTTCGCCGTGGCCCTGCTGGGCGACGCGGGCGCGCTGGCCGAGCGGGTCGCCGACGTGCTGGGGCTCCAGCCCGTGGTGACCTCCGCGGCGGCCGACTCGCCGCTGGACGAGCTGGTCGAGCTGCTCGACGCGGCGGTGGAGGGCGACGTCGCCGGGTGCGGCGAGGCGATCCGGCTCGGCGAACCCGTGCGGCTGGCCAACCCGCTGGGCTTCCCGCTGCCCGCGATGCCCCACAACGTCCAGGACCGCGCCGAGGACCACGCCGGGTGGATCGTGCTGGTCGACGACCGGGTGCCCAAGGGGCCTGCTCGGGACCGGGTCGTCCGGGTGGTCCCGCGCACCCTCGTGGTGGGCGTCGGGTCGAGCACCGGCGTGTCCGCGTCGGCGGTGTCGGCGGCGCTGGCCGAGCTGGAGGAGAAGGGCCGGCTGGACCTGCGCGCGATCCGCGCGTTCGCCACGCTCGACCGCAAGGTCGCCGAGCAGGGCATCGCCGACGCCCTGGAGGACTGGGGCTTCTGGCACGACTCGACCACCGCCCCGCTGCTGAGCTACCCCGGCGAGGAGCTGGCGGTCATCCCGGTGCCGAACCCGGCGGAGCTGGCGATCGGCATCCCGAGCGTGGCCGAGGCGGCCGCGCTGCGCGGCGCGATGGAGCTGTCCGGCGGCGGCCGCGTGGAGATCGCCGCGGAGAAGGCCAAGGGCGCGGGGGTGACGGTGGCGGCGGCGCGCGTGCTGCCGCGCGGCAGGCTGGCGCTGGTGGGCCTGGGTCCCGGCGGCGCCGACGAGCGCACGCCCCGGGCCGAGGCGGAGCTGCGGCGGGCGTCGGTGGTGGTGGGCAGCGAGGAGTGCGTGGCCCAGGTGCGGCACCTGCTGCGGCCCGGGACGCGGGTGCGGTCGGAGGGCGCGGTGCGGCTGGCCGAGGCCGGGGCCGCGGTGGCGTTCGTGGACGTGGGCGCGGGGCCGGTTGTTGCCGGGCCGGTACGGGCGGATGTCGTGCGTGTGACGGGGGTCACCGGTCAACTGTGA
- a CDS encoding bifunctional cobalt-precorrin-7 (C(5))-methyltransferase/cobalt-precorrin-6B (C(15))-methyltransferase: MDVVALHRFVTEAGRSWADVTVVDAAAVGARHALNVCRARPAVVVSGADPAELARGLAGWRRTLVVRSAAGLSTVDPADAVVRRWDAPDALLCLAENNFAPTTGDWALPDDDFAHRDGMVAAAEVRALALARLAPRPGVLVWDVGAGPGAVGVECARLGAAVVAVERDPVQCVRIIANAAAHGVDVRVVEADLAEAGELPAPDAVFVGGGGADVVRRVARSGARRVVVATPGLDRVVPARDALAGAGYEVGGSQLAAARLVGGALLAVNPVTVLWGRKKT, from the coding sequence GTGGACGTCGTCGCGCTGCACCGGTTCGTCACCGAGGCCGGCCGCTCCTGGGCGGACGTGACCGTCGTGGACGCCGCCGCGGTGGGCGCGCGGCACGCGCTGAACGTGTGCCGGGCGCGCCCCGCCGTCGTGGTGTCCGGCGCCGACCCGGCGGAGCTGGCCCGCGGCCTGGCCGGCTGGCGGCGCACCCTGGTGGTCCGCTCGGCCGCCGGTCTGTCCACCGTGGACCCGGCGGACGCGGTGGTGCGGCGCTGGGACGCCCCGGACGCGCTGCTCTGCCTGGCGGAGAACAACTTCGCGCCCACCACCGGCGACTGGGCGCTGCCCGACGACGACTTCGCCCACCGCGACGGCATGGTCGCCGCGGCCGAGGTGCGCGCCCTGGCACTGGCCCGGCTCGCCCCGCGCCCCGGCGTGCTGGTGTGGGACGTCGGCGCGGGACCCGGCGCGGTCGGCGTGGAGTGCGCCCGGCTGGGCGCCGCGGTCGTGGCGGTGGAGCGGGACCCGGTGCAGTGCGTGCGGATCATCGCCAACGCCGCCGCGCACGGCGTGGACGTGCGGGTGGTGGAGGCGGACCTGGCCGAGGCGGGCGAGCTGCCCGCCCCGGACGCGGTGTTCGTCGGCGGCGGCGGTGCCGACGTGGTGCGGCGGGTGGCGCGCTCGGGCGCCCGGCGGGTCGTGGTGGCCACCCCCGGCCTGGACCGCGTGGTACCCGCCCGGGACGCGCTGGCCGGGGCGGGGTACGAGGTCGGGGGCAGCCAGCTCGCCGCGGCCAGGCTGGTCGGCGGCGCGTTGCTGGCGGTGAACCCGGTGACCGTGCTGTGGGGGAGGAAGAAGACGTGA
- a CDS encoding cobalt-precorrin-4/precorrin-4 C(11)-methyltransferase — MTGRVSFVGAGPGAADLITVRGARRIAEADVVVWAPAVVEAECVREHARPDAELVDFSRVPESEVLELYRRASAGRLKVVRLHAGDPALSAGLREQRETCRRLGLETEVVPGVSQLSAAAASVGRELVDPDVAQSLVLLGPETAEHVEEFAAHGTTMAVSASGARAGQLVERLREGGYADDTPVVVAYKVSLPDEVVAQTTVGGLEACVKEHKVYRTALFLVGKVLAPPAGRGRGAVLEGDEPVPARRSRPSKWGKRAHRSPSVAAWSAVHDWQEAARAQRRPREEPVPAPVLELVPTEEPAAPAVPEVAEAAAPAEPVVPEQGPRSKPVVAAAAKPKPTEVRASTTPRKPATPRSKKSKRAN, encoded by the coding sequence ATGACTGGTCGGGTCTCCTTCGTCGGCGCCGGTCCCGGCGCCGCCGATCTCATCACCGTGCGCGGCGCCAGGCGGATCGCCGAGGCGGACGTGGTGGTGTGGGCCCCCGCCGTGGTGGAGGCCGAGTGCGTGCGCGAGCACGCCCGCCCCGACGCCGAGCTGGTCGACTTCTCCCGGGTGCCCGAGTCCGAGGTCCTGGAGCTGTACCGGCGGGCCTCGGCGGGCCGGCTGAAGGTCGTGCGCCTGCACGCGGGCGACCCGGCGCTGTCGGCGGGCCTGCGGGAGCAGCGGGAGACGTGCCGCCGGCTCGGCCTGGAGACCGAGGTCGTGCCCGGCGTGTCGCAGCTGTCCGCGGCGGCCGCGTCCGTCGGCCGCGAGCTGGTCGACCCGGACGTGGCCCAGTCGCTGGTGCTGCTCGGGCCCGAGACCGCCGAGCACGTCGAGGAGTTCGCCGCGCACGGCACCACGATGGCCGTGTCCGCCTCCGGGGCGCGGGCCGGGCAGCTGGTCGAGCGGCTGCGCGAGGGCGGTTACGCCGACGACACGCCGGTCGTGGTCGCCTACAAGGTGTCCCTGCCGGACGAGGTGGTCGCGCAGACCACGGTCGGCGGGCTGGAGGCGTGCGTGAAGGAGCACAAGGTCTACCGGACCGCGCTGTTCCTGGTCGGCAAGGTGCTCGCGCCGCCGGCGGGCCGGGGGCGGGGCGCGGTGCTGGAGGGCGACGAGCCGGTGCCCGCGCGCCGGTCGCGGCCGTCGAAGTGGGGCAAGCGCGCCCACCGCTCGCCGTCGGTGGCCGCGTGGTCGGCGGTGCACGACTGGCAGGAGGCCGCGCGGGCCCAGCGCAGGCCCCGGGAGGAGCCCGTGCCGGCGCCGGTGTTGGAGCTGGTGCCGACCGAGGAGCCCGCCGCGCCCGCTGTGCCCGAGGTCGCCGAAGCCGCTGCGCCCGCCGAGCCCGTCGTGCCCGAGCAGGGGCCCAGGTCGAAGCCGGTGGTCGCCGCCGCCGCGAAGCCCAAGCCGACCGAGGTCCGCGCCAGCACGACGCCGCGCAAGCCGGCCACCCCGCGGTCCAAGAAGAGCAAGCGCGCCAACTGA
- a CDS encoding cobyrinate a,c-diamide synthase — protein MNRLVVAAPASGSGKTTVATGLMAALRRAGDRVAPFKVGPDYIDPGYHAVATGRPGRNLDPVMVGEHRVAGLFAHGARGCDLAVVEGVMGLFDGRVDTEGVGSTAHVAKLLSAPVLFVVDARGQSRSLAALLHGFRGYDPTVRLGGVVLNQVGSARHEQVLRGACAEVGLEVLGVLPRDDRFALPSRHLGLVTAAEHGAAAVAAVEAVADAVARHVDLDGVRRLAAAVPAMAVPTWDPHAEVASAVDTSADAGAPAGTTTSAPVIAVAGGAAFTFGYAEHVELLRAAGAEVAVVDPLRDEALPDGAAGLVLPGGFPEQHAAELAANERLRADVTRLARSGAPVHAECGGLLYLAKSLDGAPMCGVVDADGAMTPRLTLGYRDAVAPHDSVLARAGARITGHEFHRTSLSVPHGATPAWRWRGHDQRPVAEGFVLGGVHASYLHTHPAATPDAVARFVRACAAAAPAEATR, from the coding sequence GTGAACCGGCTGGTGGTCGCCGCACCCGCCTCCGGCAGCGGCAAGACCACCGTGGCCACCGGCCTGATGGCGGCGCTGCGCCGGGCGGGCGACCGGGTGGCCCCGTTCAAGGTCGGCCCGGACTACATCGACCCCGGCTACCACGCGGTGGCCACGGGCAGGCCGGGCCGCAACCTCGACCCGGTCATGGTCGGCGAGCACCGGGTGGCGGGCCTGTTCGCGCACGGCGCGCGCGGCTGCGACCTGGCCGTGGTCGAGGGCGTGATGGGCCTGTTCGACGGCCGGGTGGACACCGAGGGCGTCGGGTCCACCGCGCACGTGGCCAAGCTGCTGTCCGCGCCCGTGCTGTTCGTGGTCGACGCCCGCGGCCAGAGCCGCAGCCTGGCCGCCCTGCTGCACGGCTTCCGCGGCTACGACCCGACCGTGCGGCTGGGCGGCGTGGTGCTCAACCAGGTCGGCTCCGCGCGGCACGAGCAGGTGCTGCGCGGGGCGTGCGCCGAGGTCGGGCTGGAGGTGCTGGGCGTGCTGCCGCGCGACGACCGCTTCGCGCTGCCCTCCCGCCACCTCGGGCTGGTCACCGCCGCCGAGCACGGCGCGGCCGCGGTCGCGGCGGTGGAGGCGGTCGCCGACGCCGTGGCCCGGCACGTCGACCTGGACGGGGTGCGCCGGCTGGCCGCCGCGGTGCCCGCGATGGCGGTGCCCACCTGGGACCCGCACGCGGAGGTCGCCTCGGCCGTGGACACGTCCGCGGACGCGGGCGCCCCCGCGGGCACGACCACGAGCGCGCCGGTGATCGCGGTGGCGGGCGGCGCGGCGTTCACCTTCGGCTACGCCGAGCACGTGGAGCTGCTGCGCGCCGCGGGCGCCGAGGTGGCCGTGGTCGACCCGCTGCGCGACGAGGCGCTGCCCGACGGCGCGGCCGGCCTGGTGCTGCCCGGCGGGTTCCCCGAGCAGCACGCCGCCGAGCTGGCCGCCAACGAGCGGCTGCGCGCCGACGTGACCCGCCTGGCCCGCTCCGGCGCGCCCGTGCACGCCGAGTGCGGCGGCCTGCTGTACCTGGCGAAGTCGCTGGACGGCGCGCCGATGTGCGGGGTGGTCGACGCGGACGGCGCCATGACGCCCAGGCTCACCCTGGGCTACCGCGACGCGGTCGCACCGCACGACTCGGTGCTCGCCCGGGCGGGTGCCAGGATCACCGGCCACGAGTTCCACCGCACGTCGCTGAGCGTCCCGCACGGCGCGACGCCGGCCTGGCGGTGGCGCGGGCACGACCAGCGCCCGGTGGCCGAGGGCTTCGTGCTCGGCGGCGTGCACGCGTCGTACCTGCACACCCACCCGGCGGCCACGCCGGACGCCGTGGCGCGCTTCGTGCGGGCCTGCGCGGCGGCCGCACCGGCTGAGGCCACTCGTTAG
- the cobO gene encoding cob(I)yrinic acid a,c-diamide adenosyltransferase has protein sequence MPQGQPSAVPVDGLTTRQRRNRPLVVLHTGEMKGKSTAAFGLALRGWNQGWSIGVFQFVKSAKWKVGEESAFRALGRLHEQTGEGGPVEWHKMGEGWSWARKQGTEADHAAAALEGWREIARRIADERHGLYVLDEFTYPLHWGWVDVDEVVATLRDRPGHQHVVITGRYAPAALVDAADLVVEMTKVKHPMDAGQKGQKGIEW, from the coding sequence ATGCCCCAGGGTCAACCGTCCGCCGTGCCCGTCGACGGGCTCACCACGCGGCAGCGCCGCAACCGGCCGCTGGTCGTGCTGCACACCGGCGAGATGAAGGGCAAGTCCACCGCCGCGTTCGGCCTCGCCCTGCGCGGCTGGAACCAGGGCTGGTCCATCGGCGTGTTCCAGTTCGTGAAGTCCGCCAAGTGGAAGGTCGGCGAGGAGTCGGCGTTCCGCGCGCTGGGCCGGCTGCACGAGCAGACCGGCGAGGGCGGCCCCGTCGAGTGGCACAAGATGGGCGAGGGCTGGTCGTGGGCCCGCAAGCAGGGCACCGAGGCCGACCACGCGGCCGCCGCGCTGGAGGGCTGGCGCGAGATCGCCCGCCGCATCGCCGACGAGCGGCACGGGCTGTACGTGCTCGACGAGTTCACCTACCCCCTGCACTGGGGCTGGGTCGACGTGGACGAGGTGGTGGCCACCCTGCGCGACCGGCCCGGCCACCAGCACGTCGTCATCACCGGCCGGTACGCGCCCGCCGCGCTCGTCGACGCCGCCGACCTGGTGGTGGAGATGACCAAGGTCAAGCACCCCATGGACGCGGGCCAGAAGGGCCAGAAGGGGATCGAGTGGTGA
- a CDS encoding putative cobaltochelatase: protein MGARFPFSAVVGQDDLRTALLLNAVHPGIGGVLVRGEKGTAKSTAVRALAALLPDLDVVPGCRFACDPAAPADCPDGPHADGAERRPARLVELPVGATEDRLIGSLDLERALTEGVRAYQPGLLAAAHRGVLYVDEVNLLHDHLVDLLLDAAAMGRAHVEREGVSVSHPASFLLVGTMNPEEGELRPQLLDRFGLTVTVRAARDVATRTEVVRRRLAYEADPDGFAARWAPRDAELAERIVAARVRLAAVVLPDAELRRIAAICAAFEVDGMRADLVVARTATAHAAWRGADEVAEQDVEAAVRLALPHRKRRDPFDEPGLEQEQLDDALRQGEEAAREEEDGPDDDGPGGGGSDRGPDEGPDDGPEPPGQAPSTSDSPGTSGERSHAPAPAFRTRLLQVPGVGDGAPGKRSRARARTGRVVRPATADGSGLHLVGTLAAAAPHQAARGRTGPGLVLRNADVRRSVREGREGNLVLFVVDASGSMAARQRMSAVSGAVVSLLRDAYQRRDKVGVVTFRGREATVALPPTNSVDAAAARLRALRTGGRTPLADGLLRARRVLEVERVRDPRRRPLLVLLTDGRATASGTGGDPLRDALRAAGLLAADGVAAVVVDCEHGPIRLGLAGRVAGALDAACLRLEELSADQVAGVVRAARAA, encoded by the coding sequence ATGGGCGCGCGTTTCCCCTTTTCCGCTGTCGTCGGACAGGACGACCTCCGCACGGCACTGCTGCTCAACGCCGTGCACCCCGGTATCGGCGGGGTGCTCGTCCGAGGTGAGAAGGGGACCGCGAAGTCGACCGCGGTCCGCGCGCTCGCCGCGTTGCTGCCCGACCTGGACGTGGTGCCGGGCTGCCGGTTCGCCTGCGACCCGGCGGCCCCGGCCGACTGCCCCGACGGACCCCACGCGGACGGCGCCGAGCGCCGCCCCGCGCGCCTGGTCGAGCTGCCGGTCGGCGCGACCGAGGACCGGCTGATCGGGTCGCTGGACCTGGAGCGCGCGCTCACCGAGGGCGTCCGCGCCTACCAGCCGGGCCTGCTGGCCGCCGCGCACCGGGGCGTGCTGTACGTCGACGAGGTCAACCTGCTGCACGACCACCTGGTCGACCTCCTCCTCGACGCGGCCGCCATGGGGCGCGCGCACGTCGAGCGCGAGGGCGTCTCCGTGTCGCACCCCGCGTCGTTCCTGCTCGTGGGCACCATGAATCCCGAGGAGGGCGAGCTGCGCCCGCAGCTGCTGGACCGCTTCGGCCTCACCGTGACCGTGCGCGCCGCCCGGGACGTGGCCACCCGCACCGAGGTCGTGCGCCGCCGGCTGGCCTACGAGGCGGACCCCGACGGCTTCGCCGCGCGCTGGGCGCCGCGCGACGCCGAGCTGGCCGAGCGGATCGTGGCCGCCCGCGTCCGGCTGGCCGCCGTGGTGCTGCCGGACGCCGAGCTGCGCCGGATCGCCGCGATCTGCGCGGCCTTCGAGGTGGACGGCATGCGCGCGGACCTCGTGGTGGCCCGCACCGCGACCGCCCACGCCGCCTGGCGCGGTGCCGACGAGGTGGCCGAGCAGGACGTGGAGGCCGCCGTGCGGCTCGCCCTGCCCCACCGCAAGCGCCGCGACCCGTTCGACGAACCCGGCCTGGAGCAGGAGCAGCTGGACGACGCCCTGCGGCAGGGCGAGGAGGCCGCCCGCGAGGAGGAGGACGGCCCGGACGACGACGGGCCCGGCGGCGGTGGGTCCGACCGGGGCCCGGACGAGGGGCCCGACGACGGCCCGGAGCCGCCCGGCCAAGCACCGTCCACTTCGGACTCGCCGGGTACCTCGGGCGAGCGCTCCCACGCGCCCGCGCCCGCGTTCCGCACCCGCCTGCTCCAGGTGCCCGGCGTCGGCGACGGCGCACCCGGCAAGCGCTCCCGGGCCCGCGCCCGCACCGGCCGCGTGGTCCGCCCCGCCACCGCCGACGGCTCCGGCCTGCACCTGGTCGGCACCCTCGCCGCCGCCGCGCCGCACCAGGCCGCGCGCGGCCGCACCGGGCCGGGCCTGGTGCTGCGCAACGCCGACGTGCGCCGGTCGGTGCGCGAGGGCCGGGAGGGCAACCTCGTGCTGTTCGTGGTCGACGCGTCCGGCTCGATGGCCGCGCGGCAGCGGATGTCCGCGGTCAGCGGTGCCGTGGTGTCCCTGCTGCGCGACGCCTACCAGCGGCGGGACAAGGTGGGCGTGGTGACCTTCCGGGGCCGGGAGGCCACCGTCGCGCTGCCGCCGACCAACTCGGTGGACGCCGCGGCGGCCCGGCTGCGCGCGCTGCGCACCGGCGGCCGCACCCCGCTGGCGGACGGCCTGCTGCGCGCCCGCCGCGTGCTGGAGGTCGAACGCGTGCGCGACCCGCGCCGCCGCCCGCTGCTGGTGCTGCTGACCGACGGGCGCGCCACCGCGTCCGGCACCGGGGGCGACCCGCTGCGCGACGCCCTGCGCGCGGCCGGCCTGCTGGCCGCCGACGGGGTCGCCGCGGTGGTCGTCGACTGCGAGCACGGCCCGATCAGGCTGGGCCTGGCCGGGCGCGTGGCGGGTGCGCTGGACGCGGCGTGCCTGCGCTTGGAAGAGCTGTCCGCCGACCAGGTCGCGGGCGTCGTGCGCGCCGCCCGCGCCGCGTAG
- a CDS encoding DUF6247 family protein encodes MSPPDADAPKWTGDAEAAARFGSPEAIRAALLPEQTDEFDAAIAAARRTPHLDQLRDTVQAWRRIALLTSQTPAEARRVAEVRRTGAPRPGSKSWTDLRAELGL; translated from the coding sequence ATGAGCCCACCGGACGCCGACGCCCCGAAGTGGACCGGCGACGCCGAGGCCGCCGCCCGGTTCGGCTCACCGGAGGCCATCCGCGCCGCGTTGCTACCCGAGCAGACCGACGAGTTCGACGCCGCGATCGCCGCGGCCCGGCGAACGCCGCACCTCGACCAACTGCGCGACACCGTGCAGGCGTGGCGACGGATTGCACTGCTCACCAGCCAAACCCCCGCGGAGGCCCGGCGGGTGGCCGAGGTCCGGCGTACCGGAGCGCCGCGTCCCGGCAGCAAGTCCTGGACCGACCTGCGCGCGGAACTCGGCCTGTAG